The following are encoded in a window of Streptomyces sp. Go-475 genomic DNA:
- a CDS encoding SsgA family sporulation/cell division regulator — translation MNTTVSCELHLRLVVSSESSLPVPAGLRYDTADPYAVHATFHTGAEETVEWVFARDLLAEGLHRPTGTGDVRVWPSRSHGQGVVCIALSSPEGEALLEAPARALESFLKRTDAAVPPGTEHRHFDLDQELSHILAES, via the coding sequence ATGAACACCACGGTCAGCTGCGAGCTGCACCTGCGCCTCGTTGTGTCGAGCGAGTCCTCCCTGCCTGTCCCCGCAGGCCTGCGGTACGACACGGCCGACCCCTACGCCGTGCACGCCACCTTCCACACCGGAGCCGAGGAGACCGTCGAGTGGGTGTTCGCCCGCGACCTCCTCGCCGAGGGACTTCACCGCCCTACGGGCACCGGCGACGTCCGCGTCTGGCCGTCGCGCAGTCACGGTCAGGGCGTCGTGTGCATCGCCCTGAGCTCACCGGAGGGCGAGGCCCTGCTCGAGGCCCCGGCACGGGCCCTGGAGTCCTTCCTGAAGCGGACCGACGCCGCCGTGCCGCCCGGCACGGAGCACCGGCATTTCGATCTCGATCAGGAGCTCTCGCACATCCTGGCGGAAAGCTAG